Proteins co-encoded in one Neovison vison isolate M4711 chromosome 9, ASM_NN_V1, whole genome shotgun sequence genomic window:
- the CYSRT1 gene encoding cysteine-rich tail protein 1, translating to MDPHEMVVKNPYAHVSIPRAHLRPDLGQQLEAASSSWGSQSLPAGSCPSEPTRLLQPTEEALESKGGKGAKGTGQIQGHQVWPQTSNPCSGGQRPAGLTYAGRPPIGRGDDIAHHCCCCPCCPCCHCPRFCRCHSCCCVIS from the coding sequence ATGGATCCACACGAGATGGTCGTCAAGAACCCGTACGCCCATGTCAGCATCCCCCGCGCTCACCTTCGGCCCgacctggggcagcagctggaAGCGGCTTCCTCTTCCTGGGGGTCTCAGTCTCTGCCTGCGGGGTCCTGCCCCTCAGAGCCCACCCGGCTCCTGCAGCCCACCGAGGAGGCCCTAGAGAGCAAAGGTGGCAAGGGGGCCAAGGGCACTGGCCAGATCCAGGGACACCAGGTCTGGCCACAGACCAGCAACCCCTGCAGTGGTGGGCAGCGTCCGGCAGGACTGACCTACGCCGGCCGGCCACCCATCGGGCGCGGTGACGACATCGCCCaccactgctgctgctgcccctgctgcccCTGTTGCCACTGCCCTCGCTTCTGCCGCTGCCACAGCTGCTGCTGCGTCATCTCCTAG